The Castor canadensis chromosome 13, mCasCan1.hap1v2, whole genome shotgun sequence genome has a window encoding:
- the Rigi gene encoding antiviral innate immune response receptor RIG-I isoform X2: MDTSNIEFFYQEVPEDQNLSQTPCPPSEMTQHNPLKPREYQLELALPAQQGKNTIICAPTGCGKTFVSLLICEHHLKKFPQGQKGKVVFFANHVPVYEQQKSVFSRYFERLGYRVAGISGATAENIPVQQTIENNDIIILTPQILVNNLKYGTIPSVSVFTMMIFDECHNTNKHHPYNVIMFNYLDQKFGGSSEPLPQVIGLTASVGVGDATTTDEAMAYICRLCAALDATVIATVRENLKELERVVHKPQKFFRKVESRTSNKFKLIISQLMKETEFLAKNISEELGNLFEIQNREFGTQKYEQWIVDVHKKCSVFRMEDKEEESRICTALFLYTSHLRKYNDALIISEDAQMKDALNYLKDFFKNVRAAGFDEIEQDLSWRFEEKLKELESISTDPSNKNPKLRDLYLILQEEYHLNPETKTILFVKTRALVDALKKWIEENSALSFLKPGILTGRGKTSQATGMTLPAQKCVLDAFRNNGDSNILIATSVADEGIDIAQCNLVILYEYVGNVIKMIQTRGRGRARDSKCFLLTSYADVIEKEHMNIYKEKMMNESISRLQKWDEAKFEKTVHDIQIEEKSIRDSQQKPKPAPDKKNKKLLCGKCKVLACYTDDIRVIEESHYTVVGCAFKERFVSKPHPKPKKFGGFEKKAKILCARHNCGHDWGIHVKYKTLEIPVIKIESFVVEDIATGDQTRYSKWKDFHFEWIQFAATETPK, from the exons AAATGACTCAACACAACCCATTGAAACCAAGAGAGTACCAACTGGAGCTTGCTTTGCCTGCTCAGCaaggaaaaaatacaataatatgTGCTCCTACTG GTTGTGGAAAAACCTTTGTTTCACTTCTTATATgtgaacatcatcttaaaaaATTTCCACAAGGACAAAAAGGAAAAGTTGTCTTTTTTGCTAATCATGTCCCTGTATATGAACAGCAGAAGTCTGTGTTCTCAAGATATTTTGAAAGACTCGG GTACAGAGTTGCAGGCATTTCTGGAGCAACAGCTGAGAATATCCCAGTGCAACAGACTATCGAGAACAATGACATCATCATTTTAACACCACAGATTCTTGTGAACAACCTTAAATATGGAACTATTCCATCAGTGTCTGTCTTCACTATGATGATATTTGATGAATGCCACAACACCAACAAACACCACCCCTACAATGTGATCATGTTCAACTATCTAGATCAGAAATTTGGGGGATCTTCAGAGCCACTGCCGCAG GTCATCGGGCTGACTGCCTCTGTTGGTGTTGGGGATGCCACAACCACAGACGAAGCCATGGCTTACATCTGCAGACTTTGTGCCGCTCTTGATGCCACAGTGATTGCGACAGTCAGAGAAAACTTGAAAGAGCTGGAGCGAGTTGTTCACAAGCCCCAGAAAT TTTTCCGGAAAGTGGAATCACGGACTAGCAACAAATTTAAACTTATCATATCTCAGTTGATGAAGGAGACAGAGTTCCTGGCGAAGAATATCTCTGAAGAACTTG gaaatttatttgaaattcaaaatagagaatttggaaCACAGAAATACGAACAGTGGATTGTTGATGTTCATAAAAAGTGCTCGGTGTTCCGGATggaagacaaagaggaagagagCAGGATTTGTACTGCGCTGTTTCTGTATACTTCACATCTGCGG aaatataACGATGCTCTCATTATCAGTGAGGATGCACAAATGAAAGATGCTTTGAATTACCTGAAAGACTTCTTCAAAAATGTCCGAGCAGCAGGATTTGATGAGATTGAGCAAGATCTTAGCTGGAGGTTTGAAG aaaaGCTGAAGGAACTAGAAAGTATTTCCACGGATCCCAGCAACAAGAACCCGAAACTCAGAGACCTCTACTTGATCTTACAAGAAGAATACCACTTAAATCCAGAGACAAAAACCATTCTCTTCGTGAAAACCAGAGCCCTTGTGGAC gcTTTAAAGAAATGGATTGAAGAAAATTCTGCACTCAGCTTTCTAAAACCTGGCATATTAACTGGACGTGGCAAAACAAGTCAGGCAACAG GAATGACCCTCCCAGCACAGAAGTGTGTATTGGATGCATTCAGAAACAATGGAGATAGTAATATTCTGATTGCCACCTCGGTTGCTGATGAAGGCATCGACATTGCTCAGTGCAATCTGGTCATCCTGTATGAGTACGTGGGCAATGTCATCAAAATGATCCAAACCAGAG gCAGAGGAAGAGCAAGAGATAGTAAGTGCTTCCTTTTGACTAGTTATGCTGATGTAATTGAAAAAGAACATATGAACATATACAAGGAAAAAATGATGAACGAATCCATTTCGAGACTTCAGAAATGGGATGaagcaaaatttgaaaaaacG GTTCATGATATACAGATTGAGGAAAAATCCATCAGAGATagtcaacaaaaaccaaaacctgcccctgataagaaaaacaaaaaactgctcTGTGGCAAGTGTAAAGTCTTGGCATGTTATACAGATGATATACGAGTGATAGAG GAATCCCACTACACTGTAGTTGGATGTGCTTTTAAGGAGCGATTTGTGAGTAAACCACATCCCAAACCAAAGAAGTTCGGAGGTTttgagaagaaagcaaagatCCTCTGTGCCAGACACAACTGTGGCCATGACTGGGGAATCCATGTGAAGTATAAGACACTTGAGATTCCAGTCATAAAAATCGAGAGTTTTGTAGTAGAGGATATTGCAACTGGAGATCAGACACGGTACTCAAAGTGGAAGGACTTTCATTTTGAGTGGATACAATTTGCTGCTACAGAAACACCCAAATGA
- the Rigi gene encoding antiviral innate immune response receptor RIG-I isoform X1: MSRMSDIGIFAWKPSGTEQNRGAKIVQIKDVEDDRMDTSNIEFFYQEVPEDQNLSQTPCPPSEMTQHNPLKPREYQLELALPAQQGKNTIICAPTGCGKTFVSLLICEHHLKKFPQGQKGKVVFFANHVPVYEQQKSVFSRYFERLGYRVAGISGATAENIPVQQTIENNDIIILTPQILVNNLKYGTIPSVSVFTMMIFDECHNTNKHHPYNVIMFNYLDQKFGGSSEPLPQVIGLTASVGVGDATTTDEAMAYICRLCAALDATVIATVRENLKELERVVHKPQKFFRKVESRTSNKFKLIISQLMKETEFLAKNISEELGNLFEIQNREFGTQKYEQWIVDVHKKCSVFRMEDKEEESRICTALFLYTSHLRKYNDALIISEDAQMKDALNYLKDFFKNVRAAGFDEIEQDLSWRFEEKLKELESISTDPSNKNPKLRDLYLILQEEYHLNPETKTILFVKTRALVDALKKWIEENSALSFLKPGILTGRGKTSQATGMTLPAQKCVLDAFRNNGDSNILIATSVADEGIDIAQCNLVILYEYVGNVIKMIQTRGRGRARDSKCFLLTSYADVIEKEHMNIYKEKMMNESISRLQKWDEAKFEKTVHDIQIEEKSIRDSQQKPKPAPDKKNKKLLCGKCKVLACYTDDIRVIEESHYTVVGCAFKERFVSKPHPKPKKFGGFEKKAKILCARHNCGHDWGIHVKYKTLEIPVIKIESFVVEDIATGDQTRYSKWKDFHFEWIQFAATETPK; the protein is encoded by the exons AAATGACTCAACACAACCCATTGAAACCAAGAGAGTACCAACTGGAGCTTGCTTTGCCTGCTCAGCaaggaaaaaatacaataatatgTGCTCCTACTG GTTGTGGAAAAACCTTTGTTTCACTTCTTATATgtgaacatcatcttaaaaaATTTCCACAAGGACAAAAAGGAAAAGTTGTCTTTTTTGCTAATCATGTCCCTGTATATGAACAGCAGAAGTCTGTGTTCTCAAGATATTTTGAAAGACTCGG GTACAGAGTTGCAGGCATTTCTGGAGCAACAGCTGAGAATATCCCAGTGCAACAGACTATCGAGAACAATGACATCATCATTTTAACACCACAGATTCTTGTGAACAACCTTAAATATGGAACTATTCCATCAGTGTCTGTCTTCACTATGATGATATTTGATGAATGCCACAACACCAACAAACACCACCCCTACAATGTGATCATGTTCAACTATCTAGATCAGAAATTTGGGGGATCTTCAGAGCCACTGCCGCAG GTCATCGGGCTGACTGCCTCTGTTGGTGTTGGGGATGCCACAACCACAGACGAAGCCATGGCTTACATCTGCAGACTTTGTGCCGCTCTTGATGCCACAGTGATTGCGACAGTCAGAGAAAACTTGAAAGAGCTGGAGCGAGTTGTTCACAAGCCCCAGAAAT TTTTCCGGAAAGTGGAATCACGGACTAGCAACAAATTTAAACTTATCATATCTCAGTTGATGAAGGAGACAGAGTTCCTGGCGAAGAATATCTCTGAAGAACTTG gaaatttatttgaaattcaaaatagagaatttggaaCACAGAAATACGAACAGTGGATTGTTGATGTTCATAAAAAGTGCTCGGTGTTCCGGATggaagacaaagaggaagagagCAGGATTTGTACTGCGCTGTTTCTGTATACTTCACATCTGCGG aaatataACGATGCTCTCATTATCAGTGAGGATGCACAAATGAAAGATGCTTTGAATTACCTGAAAGACTTCTTCAAAAATGTCCGAGCAGCAGGATTTGATGAGATTGAGCAAGATCTTAGCTGGAGGTTTGAAG aaaaGCTGAAGGAACTAGAAAGTATTTCCACGGATCCCAGCAACAAGAACCCGAAACTCAGAGACCTCTACTTGATCTTACAAGAAGAATACCACTTAAATCCAGAGACAAAAACCATTCTCTTCGTGAAAACCAGAGCCCTTGTGGAC gcTTTAAAGAAATGGATTGAAGAAAATTCTGCACTCAGCTTTCTAAAACCTGGCATATTAACTGGACGTGGCAAAACAAGTCAGGCAACAG GAATGACCCTCCCAGCACAGAAGTGTGTATTGGATGCATTCAGAAACAATGGAGATAGTAATATTCTGATTGCCACCTCGGTTGCTGATGAAGGCATCGACATTGCTCAGTGCAATCTGGTCATCCTGTATGAGTACGTGGGCAATGTCATCAAAATGATCCAAACCAGAG gCAGAGGAAGAGCAAGAGATAGTAAGTGCTTCCTTTTGACTAGTTATGCTGATGTAATTGAAAAAGAACATATGAACATATACAAGGAAAAAATGATGAACGAATCCATTTCGAGACTTCAGAAATGGGATGaagcaaaatttgaaaaaacG GTTCATGATATACAGATTGAGGAAAAATCCATCAGAGATagtcaacaaaaaccaaaacctgcccctgataagaaaaacaaaaaactgctcTGTGGCAAGTGTAAAGTCTTGGCATGTTATACAGATGATATACGAGTGATAGAG GAATCCCACTACACTGTAGTTGGATGTGCTTTTAAGGAGCGATTTGTGAGTAAACCACATCCCAAACCAAAGAAGTTCGGAGGTTttgagaagaaagcaaagatCCTCTGTGCCAGACACAACTGTGGCCATGACTGGGGAATCCATGTGAAGTATAAGACACTTGAGATTCCAGTCATAAAAATCGAGAGTTTTGTAGTAGAGGATATTGCAACTGGAGATCAGACACGGTACTCAAAGTGGAAGGACTTTCATTTTGAGTGGATACAATTTGCTGCTACAGAAACACCCAAATGA